A stretch of Fundicoccus culcitae DNA encodes these proteins:
- a CDS encoding LacI family DNA-binding transcriptional regulator, giving the protein MKKTSIHDVAKLAGVSIATVSKALNNSPVVTPETKKRVIEAANQLNYVPNRASKQLKSGQTNTISFFTTSIAAPYFANLADVMAREVSKRGYSFNIFLSTDRQTLINNILGHSMDGLIGFVDLIDNEIIQLLKDYRIKTVFIDRAIEAETIGSVIFDSYQKGKEMTEYLIQLGHRKIGFVKSFDGIYDSDERMRGYTDALVEAGIAVDQSLILQGNFAQNISYIEMKNFIKRNREALPTAIFAGNDLSAVGVIQAVEESGLRVPDDMSVVGFDDLDYLQYFKPRLTTIYNPINLQGELVVDHLIKLIEGKTEGQTIELPGRLIVRESSKSITIKQ; this is encoded by the coding sequence GTGAAAAAGACATCGATTCATGATGTGGCTAAACTGGCCGGGGTGTCGATTGCGACGGTCTCTAAGGCGTTAAATAATAGTCCGGTTGTCACGCCGGAAACAAAAAAACGTGTGATTGAAGCGGCAAATCAACTTAATTATGTTCCGAATCGGGCGAGTAAACAATTAAAGTCTGGGCAAACGAATACAATTAGTTTCTTTACAACGAGCATTGCGGCGCCTTATTTTGCCAATTTAGCCGATGTGATGGCGCGTGAAGTCAGTAAACGAGGGTATAGCTTTAATATTTTTCTTTCGACGGACCGGCAAACGCTAATCAATAATATTTTAGGTCATTCGATGGATGGTTTAATTGGGTTTGTGGATTTAATTGATAATGAAATCATCCAATTGTTGAAAGATTATCGCATCAAGACGGTCTTTATTGATCGGGCGATTGAAGCAGAAACGATTGGTAGCGTGATTTTTGATTCCTATCAAAAAGGAAAGGAGATGACGGAGTATCTCATTCAGTTAGGCCATCGGAAAATTGGGTTTGTGAAGAGCTTTGATGGGATTTATGACAGTGATGAGCGGATGCGTGGCTATACTGATGCCCTAGTTGAAGCGGGTATTGCAGTTGATCAAAGCTTGATTCTGCAAGGTAATTTTGCGCAAAATATTTCCTATATTGAAATGAAAAATTTTATTAAGCGGAATCGTGAGGCTTTGCCGACGGCTATTTTTGCTGGAAATGATCTAAGTGCCGTAGGTGTGATTCAAGCAGTGGAAGAAAGTGGTTTGCGTGTGCCAGATGATATGAGTGTGGTTGGTTTCGATGATTTAGATTATTTGCAATACTTTAAGCCTCGTTTAACGACGATTTATAATCCAATTAACTTACAAGGTGAATTGGTTGTTGATCATTTGATTAAGTTGATTGAAGGGAAAACCGAAGGACAAACGATTGAGTTGCCCGGACGCTTGATAGTGAGAGAGTCGTCAAAGAGTATTACGATAAAGCAATAA
- a CDS encoding ABC transporter permease has protein sequence MAEQTVKKRRYSWEKIKNQSFYQLMVWPGIILMVIFNFIPMYGIIIAFKDYSVLGTISSAPWVGLEWFREFLRDPMFYNVLKNTIGISFYKLIIGFPAAIILAVLINEIVFIRMKKIVQTISYLPHFLSWVILGGMFITWLSENGLVNNILLDLNLIEQPIRFLTDPNKYWAIAVISDIWKEIGWNTILYIAAMTGINPALYEAAKIDGATKWDEIIHITIPSIRHIIALTLILSVGGLLGSNLDQTLVLQNPVNFQASEVINSYVYRMGIRLGDFSYATAIGLFVSVISLILIVLANFITKKISDESVF, from the coding sequence ATGGCAGAGCAAACAGTGAAAAAACGGCGTTACAGTTGGGAAAAAATTAAAAATCAAAGTTTTTACCAACTCATGGTATGGCCGGGCATTATTTTAATGGTTATTTTTAACTTTATACCCATGTATGGAATCATTATTGCGTTTAAAGATTACTCGGTTTTAGGGACGATTAGTAGCGCTCCTTGGGTGGGTTTGGAATGGTTCCGTGAGTTTTTAAGGGACCCGATGTTTTACAATGTATTAAAAAACACTATCGGCATTAGTTTTTACAAACTAATTATCGGCTTTCCAGCCGCTATTATTTTAGCGGTGTTAATAAATGAAATCGTATTTATACGGATGAAGAAAATTGTTCAAACGATTTCTTACCTGCCGCACTTTTTATCTTGGGTTATTTTAGGTGGGATGTTTATCACTTGGTTGTCGGAAAATGGTTTGGTTAATAATATTTTGCTGGATTTGAATTTAATTGAACAACCGATTCGGTTTTTGACAGATCCCAATAAATATTGGGCAATTGCCGTTATTTCAGATATCTGGAAAGAAATTGGTTGGAATACCATTTTATATATCGCAGCTATGACAGGGATTAACCCGGCTTTATATGAAGCCGCTAAAATTGACGGCGCGACTAAGTGGGATGAAATTATCCATATTACCATTCCTTCAATTCGTCACATCATTGCCTTAACGTTGATTTTGTCCGTGGGTGGTTTGTTAGGGTCAAACTTGGATCAAACCTTAGTTTTACAAAATCCCGTGAACTTCCAAGCCTCTGAAGTTATTAATTCTTATGTGTATCGCATGGGGATTCGTTTAGGTGACTTCTCTTACGCCACTGCTATCGGTTTGTTTGTGTCGGTCATTTCACTGATCTTGATTGTTTTGGCTAATTTCATTACCAAAAAAATCTCTGACGAATCAGTGTTCTAG
- a CDS encoding carbohydrate ABC transporter permease — MMKRKFSDNKVFNLLNCVFMIFFVAIIAIPLWNIVALSFNDATDAVRGGIYFWPRVFSLESYYTVFEDPAIYRAFVISVAKTLIGVVIHTAVTAIVAYGMSKRDLVGRKLYINMGIISMYVSGGMIPNFLLFKEIGLLNNFWVYIIPVAFSFYDMVIMMNFFRSIPDSLEESAMMDGANPLVIFFKIILPLSLPVLATIALFHGVYQWNDYMVANIYVDNRELYPLQMLLFRIVSENLSPNVALGANVVRNTTSQSLQLATMVVTTVPVVIIYPFLQKYFVQGLTLGSIKE, encoded by the coding sequence ATGATGAAACGTAAATTTTCAGATAATAAAGTATTCAACCTCTTAAACTGTGTGTTTATGATTTTCTTTGTTGCTATTATTGCCATTCCGCTCTGGAATATTGTGGCTTTATCGTTTAATGATGCGACGGATGCGGTTAGAGGGGGGATTTATTTTTGGCCTCGCGTATTTTCTTTAGAGAGTTACTATACGGTGTTTGAAGACCCGGCCATTTATCGCGCTTTTGTTATTTCCGTTGCTAAGACTTTAATTGGGGTTGTTATCCATACGGCCGTGACGGCAATCGTTGCCTATGGTATGTCAAAACGTGATCTGGTTGGACGCAAACTATATATTAATATGGGGATTATTTCCATGTATGTCAGTGGAGGGATGATTCCAAACTTCCTATTATTTAAAGAAATAGGTTTGTTAAATAATTTCTGGGTATATATTATTCCAGTAGCATTTTCATTCTACGACATGGTTATTATGATGAATTTCTTTAGAAGTATTCCTGATTCGCTTGAAGAATCAGCTATGATGGACGGAGCTAATCCTTTAGTGATATTTTTTAAGATTATCCTTCCATTATCTTTACCTGTGTTAGCTACAATCGCCTTATTCCACGGCGTTTATCAGTGGAATGATTATATGGTCGCTAATATCTATGTGGATAATCGTGAACTCTATCCACTGCAAATGTTGCTCTTCCGCATTGTTTCCGAGAATTTGTCGCCTAATGTTGCTTTAGGTGCAAACGTTGTACGCAATACAACCTCGCAATCTTTGCAACTAGCCACAATGGTTGTCACTACCGTTCCCGTCGTTATTATCTATCCGTTTTTGCAAAAGTATTTTGTTCAAGGTTTAACTTTAGGTTCAATCAAAGAATAA
- a CDS encoding type 2 periplasmic-binding domain-containing protein: MAFKKARIFSAALLTFASLGLSAFTPAVSAQDYNLPDARFEPDPTVPSWQSDTEYPAKLTWYVNFDWYAQPGWGVDVVTRKIKEDMNIEVEFIAGNDENLNTMMAGGDLPDIMTFDKNLTIATEAPLFAIPLNILAEKYDPYFLEEAAKPETINWYTLEDGNIYGYPSFSTTAADYEAGNIQADQVFIVRQDIYEAIGSPDMSTPEGFLQALRDAREYMPTSDDGTALVPFAGTALDMSNGGDGAFGGILQDFLSIPTTVDGQYYDRDSDEEYITWLETFRQAYNEGLMNSDQFSDNDNTMKEKMTQGRYFAYLHTNTKGLNEFMSTNTARNAEQTYIAIDGPKNSNGDDPTFNGGGIGGWTQTFITNDTQEPQKAMELITYLTSHYGTMVAAFGIEGETYNLVDGQVEYTEETEALRNSDIATFDKTVGLGSYWFTLDDNYAMSMGQVPATSIRQMVDFNNPYAAPRFELEDWDPKTGSEQRNLVQLNTARVQALAAFIQSGTAEEGRAVWDSYLASRENYGYSQIVEYRNNKIAENLQRLGDDYSIN; this comes from the coding sequence ATGGCATTTAAAAAAGCAAGAATTTTTTCAGCAGCTCTTTTGACCTTCGCTTCATTGGGACTTAGTGCATTTACTCCAGCAGTTTCAGCACAAGATTATAATTTACCTGATGCTCGTTTTGAGCCAGATCCAACAGTACCAAGCTGGCAAAGTGATACGGAATACCCGGCTAAATTAACCTGGTATGTTAACTTTGATTGGTATGCACAACCCGGTTGGGGTGTTGACGTTGTAACGCGTAAAATTAAAGAAGATATGAATATTGAAGTGGAATTTATCGCTGGGAATGATGAAAATCTAAATACAATGATGGCTGGAGGCGATTTACCAGACATCATGACGTTTGATAAAAACTTAACCATCGCAACCGAAGCACCACTTTTTGCAATCCCATTAAATATTTTAGCTGAAAAATATGATCCCTACTTCTTAGAAGAAGCCGCTAAACCTGAAACAATTAACTGGTATACTCTTGAAGATGGTAATATTTATGGTTATCCAAGCTTCTCTACAACAGCTGCTGACTATGAAGCAGGGAATATCCAAGCTGACCAAGTATTTATTGTTCGTCAAGATATTTATGAAGCCATTGGTAGCCCAGATATGTCTACCCCTGAAGGCTTCTTACAAGCCTTACGTGATGCAAGAGAATATATGCCAACATCTGATGATGGAACAGCCTTAGTACCATTTGCAGGAACTGCTTTAGATATGTCTAATGGCGGTGATGGTGCCTTTGGTGGTATCTTACAAGACTTTTTAAGCATTCCAACTACGGTTGATGGCCAATACTATGACCGCGATAGCGATGAAGAGTATATTACATGGTTAGAAACATTCCGCCAAGCTTATAACGAAGGTTTAATGAACTCGGATCAATTCTCAGACAATGATAACACCATGAAAGAAAAAATGACGCAAGGTCGTTACTTTGCTTATTTACATACAAATACTAAAGGCTTAAATGAGTTTATGTCAACAAACACTGCACGTAATGCTGAACAAACTTATATTGCTATTGATGGACCTAAAAATTCTAATGGTGATGATCCTACTTTTAATGGTGGTGGTATTGGTGGTTGGACACAAACCTTTATTACAAATGATACGCAAGAACCACAAAAAGCTATGGAATTAATTACTTATTTAACGAGTCATTATGGAACAATGGTTGCTGCTTTTGGTATCGAAGGCGAAACTTACAACTTAGTTGATGGTCAAGTTGAATACACTGAAGAAACGGAAGCGTTACGTAACTCTGATATTGCTACATTTGATAAAACAGTAGGTTTAGGTTCATACTGGTTTACTTTAGATGACAACTATGCAATGTCTATGGGGCAAGTGCCAGCAACATCCATTCGCCAAATGGTTGATTTTAACAATCCATACGCTGCACCACGCTTTGAACTAGAGGACTGGGATCCAAAAACAGGTTCAGAACAACGTAATTTAGTTCAATTAAATACCGCTAGAGTTCAAGCCCTTGCAGCCTTTATTCAATCTGGTACAGCTGAAGAAGGCCGTGCCGTTTGGGATAGCTACTTAGCGAGTCGTGAAAACTATGGCTATTCACAAATTGTCGAGTATCGTAATAACAAAATCGCTGAAAACTTGCAACGTTTAGGGGATGACTACTCAATCAACTAA
- a CDS encoding DUF624 domain-containing protein yields the protein MFSQDSKFYQFSLTLYRLIILNVLVIVASLPIFTIGAAMSALVKVIYYKDASVARSFWAYYKSAVVKTIPILLFHVVSILFVLTINQLNIGQSMVMYYLIWLFILFLYTYNVNCYVAYLFYPEISLFQVFQLAFYFNVWTFYKTFWIPILMYLLIMYTYQYLGLVIILVSISFPIGLHITMIRKNIESFAEE from the coding sequence ATGTTCAGTCAAGATTCCAAGTTCTATCAATTTAGTCTTACTTTATATCGGTTAATCATTCTGAATGTGTTAGTCATTGTAGCTAGTTTGCCTATTTTTACAATTGGAGCAGCCATGTCTGCTTTGGTGAAAGTTATTTATTACAAAGATGCAAGTGTGGCGCGGTCTTTCTGGGCGTATTATAAGTCAGCGGTTGTAAAGACGATTCCTATTTTATTATTTCATGTAGTGTCGATTTTATTTGTGTTGACAATCAACCAATTGAATATTGGCCAATCCATGGTGATGTATTATTTGATCTGGTTATTCATCTTATTTCTTTATACGTATAATGTTAATTGTTATGTTGCTTATTTGTTCTATCCAGAGATTAGTTTGTTTCAGGTGTTTCAGTTGGCTTTCTATTTTAATGTGTGGACCTTTTATAAGACTTTTTGGATTCCAATTTTGATGTATTTATTAATTATGTATACCTACCAGTATTTAGGTTTAGTTATTATTTTGGTTAGTATTAGTTTTCCGATTGGGTTGCATATAACGATGATACGCAAAAATATTGAAAGTTTTGCTGAAGAATAG
- a CDS encoding DUF899 family protein, whose translation MSDVKSEIRALEMDIYQNYEKLQKLRAQLTPEVVENYAFKTSEGESIHLLDMFGDFDELIVVHNMGKSCRYCTAWADGFNAVAPLVSQYVGFYLSSPDVPVVQTEFRESRGWTMPMVSVSENSFAEAMGFRDSDGDYQPGISVFVKNAQGEISRTRTAPLGESDNFGILWHLFDLLAENPIDKAGW comes from the coding sequence ATGAGTGATGTGAAAAGTGAGATTCGGGCATTAGAAATGGATATCTATCAGAATTATGAAAAGTTGCAAAAGTTACGCGCTCAGTTAACTCCGGAAGTCGTTGAAAATTATGCGTTTAAGACCTCTGAAGGGGAATCAATTCATTTGCTTGATATGTTTGGGGATTTTGATGAGTTGATTGTTGTTCACAATATGGGAAAAAGTTGTCGGTATTGTACAGCTTGGGCTGATGGCTTTAATGCTGTTGCGCCGTTGGTTAGCCAGTATGTAGGATTCTATTTATCCTCTCCCGATGTACCTGTTGTTCAGACTGAGTTTAGAGAAAGTCGTGGTTGGACGATGCCGATGGTTTCTGTAAGTGAGAATTCATTTGCTGAGGCTATGGGATTTAGAGATAGCGATGGCGATTATCAGCCGGGTATCTCGGTCTTTGTTAAAAATGCGCAGGGTGAGATTTCTCGTACTCGTACAGCGCCTCTTGGTGAGAGTGATAATTTTGGCATTCTATGGCATTTGTTTGATTTGTTGGCTGAGAATCCGATTGATAAAGCTGGTTGGTAA
- a CDS encoding ABC transporter ATP-binding protein produces the protein MTQTMISVQNVQKSFKKQQVLKGITFEVKSGEIIALLGENGAGKSTLINIINKIITPSEGNVTLFDDQYNEGQVKNRTGVMLQNNIIIDRLSVKEVIELSRSYYKDPLTFEAAMDIAQLDDQADLLMSKLSGGQQRRLSFALALVGNPDLIFLDEPTANMDSRARYRLWQTIAELKQAGKTIIITSHQLADLEDIATRIFILQDGVIAFDGSIDTLRKIQGEGTIAFRSQLSMDHFKTIQPLTNLFQQDHYYTLITQEVNQVVKQLVPFLDDIQDLSIQQTPLETLFRHFSREDENHEKH, from the coding sequence ATGACTCAGACAATGATCAGCGTGCAAAATGTGCAAAAATCGTTCAAGAAACAGCAGGTACTCAAAGGCATCACCTTTGAAGTAAAAAGTGGCGAAATAATTGCGTTGTTAGGTGAGAATGGTGCTGGAAAATCAACCCTCATTAACATTATTAACAAGATTATTACTCCGTCAGAAGGAAATGTAACGCTATTCGACGACCAATACAATGAAGGCCAAGTTAAAAACCGAACTGGGGTAATGTTACAAAATAACATTATCATCGACCGCCTATCGGTTAAAGAAGTCATCGAACTCAGTCGCAGTTACTATAAAGACCCACTCACCTTTGAAGCGGCCATGGATATTGCCCAATTAGATGATCAAGCCGACTTGTTAATGTCCAAACTTTCCGGCGGGCAACAACGGCGCCTAAGTTTTGCTTTAGCCCTCGTTGGAAATCCTGACTTGATTTTTCTGGATGAGCCAACAGCTAATATGGATAGTCGCGCGCGTTATCGCCTTTGGCAAACTATTGCCGAGTTAAAGCAAGCCGGCAAGACCATCATTATTACAAGCCACCAGTTAGCGGATTTAGAAGACATTGCGACGCGGATATTTATTTTACAGGATGGGGTTATTGCTTTTGACGGGTCGATTGATACGTTGCGGAAGATACAAGGGGAGGGGACGATTGCGTTTCGTAGTCAGCTTTCCATGGATCATTTCAAAACGATTCAACCGCTGACGAATTTGTTTCAGCAAGACCATTACTACACCCTAATTACGCAAGAAGTGAATCAAGTTGTCAAGCAGCTGGTGCCGTTTCTTGATGATATTCAAGATTTGAGCATTCAACAGACACCGTTAGAGACACTGTTTAGACATTTCAGTCGAGAGGATGAAAACCATGAAAAACATTAA
- a CDS encoding ABC transporter permease: MKNINTQININVKRLLLRNKRSVIFTLIFPLFFYVLYTSIFTFPMTDEMMIAWQKDYLISMLVYGVLMTSIITVGNALLVDHMNHFDLFVELSPTPKWQYVLTVVLVYIPFYILLMVLLGITALIVNQVTLTPIQWLGTIVINLLGMIPFGLIGVLVSYGGTPTVVNIVGNLLTFPLAILGGLWWPLDYMPGFLQTIGKGLVTYQIAELNRQWIHDSIIAWDMVIGVVIWTILLAALIFVLQLLLKRREAQLI; encoded by the coding sequence ATGAAAAACATTAACACCCAAATAAATATCAACGTTAAGCGACTGTTGTTGCGCAACAAACGTTCAGTGATATTTACATTGATTTTCCCTTTATTTTTTTACGTGTTGTATACAAGTATATTTACGTTTCCGATGACGGACGAGATGATGATTGCATGGCAAAAGGATTATTTGATTTCGATGTTGGTATATGGGGTCTTGATGACTTCGATTATTACGGTGGGGAATGCTTTGCTAGTGGATCATATGAATCATTTTGATTTATTTGTTGAATTGAGTCCAACACCGAAATGGCAATATGTTTTAACTGTAGTGCTTGTTTATATTCCTTTTTATATACTCTTGATGGTCCTTTTAGGCATAACGGCTTTGATAGTTAACCAAGTTACCCTGACGCCAATCCAATGGTTAGGCACGATTGTCATTAATCTATTAGGGATGATACCGTTTGGTTTAATAGGTGTCTTAGTTTCCTATGGTGGTACACCGACGGTTGTGAATATTGTTGGTAACTTATTGACGTTTCCTTTAGCCATCTTAGGAGGTTTATGGTGGCCTTTAGATTACATGCCTGGCTTTTTACAAACGATTGGTAAAGGTTTGGTGACTTATCAGATAGCAGAGTTGAATCGTCAATGGATTCATGACAGTATCATAGCGTGGGATATGGTAATAGGGGTTGTGATATGGACGATACTACTTGCTGCACTCATCTTTGTGTTACAATTACTATTGAAGAGACGTGAAGCCCAGTTAATTTAA
- a CDS encoding sensor histidine kinase encodes MSNWFAKNNPNRSFGMVPFFYLIYLIPLVISMFPFSQPLDWVMLVFLGVFIKWYLDGFQEEQQTDVTVIKLLMMGVIFTLYKGYASLFIYPAWLFSFWMISQKTFKRYCVWYYVAVTVSSIMSIWLGLDEISDIWLWVSIGLAFVYVSPIMARSIYKEQQRVEQLNMDNNRLMTIIKQGERDRIAQDLHDTMGQSYSTMAVKAELAAKLVAKNPEAAVKEITDIAEMSRSNLNVVREIVANLNERTIATAMVEASHALKALDMVTTISGEPEAMQWPIEVQHVIAAVIKEGTTNIIRHSQANKVSYQFELKPDNYQFRLMDNGVGLKIQTNNGFGLKGIENRVLALEGEFAIKSDSGTVITITLPREN; translated from the coding sequence ATGTCTAATTGGTTTGCCAAAAATAACCCTAACAGAAGTTTTGGCATGGTCCCATTCTTTTATTTAATCTACCTGATTCCCTTAGTCATTAGCATGTTTCCTTTTAGCCAGCCATTGGATTGGGTTATGCTCGTGTTTTTGGGGGTATTTATTAAATGGTATTTGGATGGGTTTCAGGAAGAACAGCAAACAGATGTGACTGTTATTAAGCTTTTAATGATGGGAGTGATTTTTACTCTTTATAAAGGGTATGCGAGTTTGTTTATCTATCCGGCTTGGTTGTTTAGTTTTTGGATGATTAGTCAAAAGACGTTTAAACGCTATTGTGTCTGGTATTATGTGGCGGTGACTGTAAGTTCGATCATGTCAATTTGGTTGGGATTGGATGAAATCAGTGATATTTGGTTGTGGGTTTCGATTGGTTTGGCGTTTGTTTATGTATCCCCTATCATGGCGCGGTCGATTTATAAGGAACAGCAACGGGTCGAACAGCTCAACATGGATAATAATCGGTTAATGACTATTATTAAACAAGGTGAACGGGACCGGATTGCACAAGATTTGCATGATACAATGGGGCAGTCATATTCGACCATGGCGGTAAAAGCGGAGTTGGCAGCTAAGCTTGTCGCCAAAAATCCGGAAGCGGCTGTTAAAGAAATTACCGACATTGCTGAAATGTCGCGGTCAAATTTAAACGTGGTTAGAGAGATTGTAGCTAATTTAAATGAACGAACGATTGCAACGGCTATGGTTGAAGCGTCGCATGCGTTAAAAGCATTGGATATGGTAACAACCATTTCAGGGGAACCGGAAGCCATGCAGTGGCCGATTGAGGTTCAACATGTGATAGCTGCCGTCATTAAAGAGGGGACGACCAATATTATTCGCCATAGTCAAGCCAATAAAGTGAGTTATCAGTTTGAATTGAAGCCAGATAATTATCAATTTCGTTTAATGGATAATGGAGTTGGTTTAAAAATACAGACCAATAATGGTTTTGGTTTGAAGGGGATCGAAAATCGCGTTCTAGCACTTGAAGGGGAGTTTGCGATTAAAAGTGATTCTGGGACAGTTATTACGATTACACTTCCTCGAGAAAATTAA
- a CDS encoding response regulator transcription factor: MIKICIAEDQEMLNTALTSILNLEDDLEVVGSALDGKTALQQITLHQPHLVILDIEMPEITGLEIAEELRKTHFSGKIIILTTFARQEYFERAVKAEVDGYLLKDNPTERLIQAIHNIFEGDTIYAAELVRHMLRSDLNPLTEREIDVLRKIAEGLTTQGIADNLFLASGTVRNYISSILSKTGAQSRIDAVNIAKGHGWLS; encoded by the coding sequence GTGATTAAAATATGTATTGCCGAAGATCAAGAAATGTTAAATACGGCCCTGACATCCATTCTAAATTTAGAAGATGATTTAGAGGTTGTGGGATCAGCTTTGGATGGAAAAACAGCCTTGCAACAAATTACATTACATCAGCCCCACTTAGTTATTTTAGATATTGAAATGCCAGAGATAACTGGCTTAGAAATTGCAGAAGAACTTCGAAAAACACATTTCAGTGGGAAAATAATTATCTTAACAACCTTTGCTCGACAAGAATACTTTGAACGGGCAGTCAAAGCGGAAGTCGATGGCTACTTGTTAAAAGACAATCCTACGGAAAGACTGATTCAAGCCATTCACAATATCTTCGAAGGTGATACGATTTATGCCGCTGAATTGGTGCGACATATGTTGCGGTCAGATTTAAACCCTTTAACGGAGCGCGAGATTGACGTATTGCGTAAGATTGCTGAAGGTTTGACGACTCAAGGCATTGCTGATAACTTGTTTCTAGCTTCAGGCACTGTGAGAAATTATATTTCTTCTATCTTAAGTAAAACTGGGGCACAATCACGCATTGATGCCGTAAATATCGCTAAGGGTCATGGGTGGTTGAGTTGA
- a CDS encoding nitroreductase family protein — protein sequence MAEFKEVVKNRRSIYALGNESDYTVEEIVNNIRETQKDVPSAFNSQTSRLVILTGEANDKFWDLIYNVQKDVLDEATWEFMSPIMVGAKNGIGTVLFFEDRDAVAKMPTQGQRTEAYKQNNSANSQYATWLALADMNLGGSLQHFNVGYEQGFDKAVREMFDLPDSYEMIAQLPFGSVAQPAGEKEYMDSEEQVRLIK from the coding sequence ATGGCAGAATTTAAAGAAGTAGTTAAAAATCGTCGCTCAATTTATGCTTTAGGTAATGAAAGTGACTATACGGTTGAAGAAATTGTTAACAATATCCGTGAGACACAAAAAGATGTTCCTTCCGCTTTCAATAGCCAAACATCTCGTTTAGTTATTTTAACGGGTGAAGCTAACGACAAATTTTGGGATCTAATTTATAATGTTCAAAAAGATGTTTTAGATGAAGCGACTTGGGAGTTCATGTCACCAATTATGGTGGGTGCTAAAAACGGTATCGGAACGGTCTTGTTCTTTGAAGATCGTGATGCTGTAGCTAAAATGCCAACTCAAGGTCAACGTACTGAAGCTTACAAACAAAACAACTCAGCTAACTCTCAATATGCTACTTGGTTAGCTTTAGCTGATATGAACTTAGGTGGTTCATTACAACACTTTAACGTTGGTTACGAACAAGGCTTTGATAAAGCAGTTCGTGAAATGTTCGACTTACCAGATTCATATGAAATGATCGCTCAATTACCATTTGGTTCAGTTGCTCAACCAGCTGGTGAAAAAGAGTACATGGATTCTGAAGAACAAGTACGTTTAATTAAATAA